The Henckelia pumila isolate YLH828 unplaced genomic scaffold, ASM3356847v2 CTG_461:::fragment_3, whole genome shotgun sequence genome window below encodes:
- the LOC140872033 gene encoding uncharacterized mitochondrial protein AtMg00300-like — translation MKIVKGALVIMKAEKVATNLYVLMGEIHKEAELAIASIGSGEESTVLWHRKLGHMSKRGMKIISERKLLSGLKKVTLPFCENCVTSKQHRLKFDTSTAKKKDILELIHSDVWKAPVVSLGGARYFVSFIDYFSKRCWVYPIKKKSDHEGIKR, via the exons atgaagattgtgaaaggTGCGCTTGTTATTATGAAGGCGGAAAAGGTTGCTACAAATCTGTATGTACTGATGGGAGAAATACACAAAGAGGCGGAACTAGCTATTGCATCAATTGGTTCAGGAGAAGAATCAACAGTGTTGTGGCATAGAAAGCTCGGGCATATGTCAAAACGAGGAATGAAGATTATCTCAGAACGAAAGCTGTTGTCGGGGCTTAAAAAAGTAACTCTACCCTTTTGTGAGAATTGTGTTACCAGTAAACAACACAGATTAAAGTTTGACACATCTACTGCCAAAAAGAAAGACATATTGGAGctgattcattctgatgtttggAAAGCACCGGTGGTATCCCTAGGAGGAGCAAGATATTTTGTCTCGTTTATTGATTATTTCTCTAAGAGATGTTGGGTGTATCCAATCAAGAAGAAATCAGAT CATGAGGGCATCAAAAGGTAG